The sequence CTACAAAAACAAACATACCACTGTGGTTTCTGGATACAAAACCATAGCCTGCATTACCTGGGTTTCCTCTAAAGGCTCCATCACAGCATAATAACAATTCATCCTCATTTGGCAGATGAAAGAAGATTTCAATAATTCTAACTTGCTTCATTCTTCTCATCTGGGTAAGAAAGAACTGCAGTATATCCCTTTTATAACTGGATCCCCACATATTACCTTTCAGTCTACATTCACAGTCATGGACCCTTCTTTTCATCTTAAGTTGCAGTTTATTAGCATCAGGCTTTTCATCATCATAGTAGACATCATTTCTCAAAAACCAGATTTCAACCATCAAGGTAAAAGAGCTGATTACCCACAATTCTTTTATTACAGGGCTAGAATttttactcatttttaacagaTCTTCAAAAAGACTTAGGATTAAGGAAATGGAATATACCTCCTAACCAGCTCCACAAACTCTGACTGAAATTGCAATTCCAAAGGATATGGTCCATGCTATCTTCTCCATTGTGGCATAAATAACATCTGGAAGCAAAGTTGAATCCTTTCTTTCTCAGATTTTCATCAGTAGAGCAAACTTCTCAAGTAATCTTCCATACATTTGCAGAAGTGGAAGGGATGACAACAATATTCCATATCTTCATGTACCAATGCAGTTTTGGCACAGCTTGACTAATCTTCTTTACAACATCAGACACTGTAAACATTCCAGAATGACTATTACACCAGATCAATAAATCTTCCCCAACTTTAAGAACAGGCAACTGCTCAGCACTAAAAAATTGCAAGAAATCTTCATGAAAACACCATTGTCCATTAATAATAATATCTTGAACCTTTAAATTGGGGTGTGAAGTAATAAAGGGATGATAAGGGAAAAAACTGCTTAATGGTTCTTCAAAAATCCATCTATCATTCCATAAAGAAATTTTAGATCCATTTCCAACTGTCCATCTAGTGTAGTTATTGAAGTCCTGAATAACCCATCTGATTCTAGGCCAAACAGAACATCTCTTGTAATAAGTAATCAAATTGCCATTTTTGTCCATATATTTTGCTAGAAAAAACGTAGCCCATTCATCTTGACAGTGCAACATTTTCCATATAAACTTCATT comes from Papaver somniferum cultivar HN1 chromosome 7, ASM357369v1, whole genome shotgun sequence and encodes:
- the LOC113295872 gene encoding uncharacterized protein LOC113295872, which gives rise to MSKNSSPVIKELWVISSFTLMVEIWFLRNDVYYDDEKPDANKLQLKMKRRVHDCECRLKGNMWGSSYKRDILQFFLTQMRRMKQVRIIEIFFHLPNEDELLLCCDGAFRGNPGNAGYGFVSRNHSGMFVFVESGGLGVTSNYVAEYIANIRDMEWAVENQHFKLIIQSDSKACITSLKQDKIPWFLLARWQRILSYSPTISYRHVYREINFSAEHFAKESVHLQKGQRLTFIDKPSSLPRLEFPDQPYYRLT